In the Pyrococcus kukulkanii genome, one interval contains:
- a CDS encoding MFS transporter, giving the protein MQKLIILLLISLGWIFNYSHRMAVPSLAPLIREDLHITNAEIGLLMTSLLLPYALIQVPAGYIGDKIGRKKLLILSILGYSISSAFIVLTRDYWDMLIVRFIYGVFAGLYYAPATALISEAFKERKGSALGFFMIGPAIGTGITPLIVVPIALTFNWRLSFLVLSLLSSIVAVLLAFAVRGEVSKPEVARFSIPRTVFLLSLANFLGLGAFFALLTFLVSYLVSQGASLEKASAMFSMLSMVGILGSISAGFLYDRIGKVSVSLAFIMNALFTFLILIWPNPILLIPLGFFLYSVGGIITAYTSEKAGKENLGVVMGFVNMVGFFGATLGPYVVGRLIDITGYRKALLLIPLAYLTSALLIFLDMGHRHRQPSSLRPGLSEGPFEV; this is encoded by the coding sequence ATGCAAAAGCTAATAATTTTACTACTCATAAGCCTGGGCTGGATATTCAATTACTCTCACAGAATGGCTGTTCCTTCCCTTGCGCCTCTGATAAGAGAAGATCTTCACATCACGAATGCTGAGATAGGCCTGTTAATGACATCCTTACTCCTACCGTACGCGTTAATTCAGGTCCCCGCGGGATATATTGGAGATAAAATTGGAAGGAAGAAGTTGCTCATCCTCAGCATACTTGGTTATTCCATATCGTCGGCATTCATAGTTCTCACGAGGGATTATTGGGATATGCTCATCGTTAGATTCATTTATGGCGTGTTCGCCGGCCTTTATTATGCACCCGCAACGGCCCTAATAAGCGAGGCCTTTAAGGAAAGGAAGGGATCAGCCTTAGGATTCTTCATGATTGGTCCCGCAATAGGAACCGGAATTACTCCCCTAATAGTCGTTCCAATAGCCCTAACCTTTAACTGGAGGCTTTCGTTCTTGGTTCTCTCACTTCTGAGCTCCATTGTAGCGGTCTTGCTTGCCTTTGCCGTAAGAGGAGAGGTTTCTAAGCCCGAAGTTGCGAGGTTTTCAATCCCGAGAACTGTCTTCCTATTAAGCCTAGCAAATTTCCTGGGCCTTGGAGCATTCTTTGCTCTCCTCACATTCTTGGTCTCATACTTGGTCTCCCAGGGAGCAAGCCTTGAGAAAGCCTCCGCGATGTTCTCCATGCTTTCAATGGTAGGAATTTTAGGATCTATTTCAGCCGGCTTCCTTTATGATAGGATAGGGAAAGTTAGCGTTTCCTTAGCGTTTATTATGAATGCCCTCTTTACATTTCTCATACTTATCTGGCCGAATCCCATCCTTCTAATACCTCTTGGCTTTTTCCTTTACTCGGTTGGAGGAATAATAACCGCATACACATCAGAGAAGGCTGGAAAGGAAAACTTGGGGGTTGTCATGGGGTTCGTGAACATGGTTGGGTTCTTTGGAGCCACACTTGGTCCCTACGTTGTCGGAAGGCTCATAGATATTACCGGTTACAGGAAGGCCCTTCTACTTATTCCTCTAGCGTACCTAACTTCCGCCCTCCTGATATTCTTGGACATGGGCCATCGTCATAGGCAGCCATCATCCCTTCGACCCGGGCTCTCTGAGGGCCCATTCGAAGTCTGA
- a CDS encoding prolyl oligopeptidase family serine peptidase — protein sequence MEDPYLWMENLQDERVLKLIEEENRRFRKFVGELSDELFSEVWEYFSIPTVGSARITKRGVIVSTREKDRQVIRWLNGEVIVDSKELEKEIGDEVLLQGFTTDREGKRLAYSFSIGGADEGTTRIIDLETGEVIEEITPSAWNIVFLGNGYYFARFYRKEKTPDGINPPAERLFWKDEEGEKMVFGEGLGSGYFMELSKSSDEKYAMLTVTYGWNKAEIYLGPIDKPEEWKKVYSAEVPAEPIDVVDGKLFILTKEGKGLGKIIALKDGQVEEVVPEGQFPLEWAVIVRDKIVAGRLVHASHRIEVYTLNGKKVREFTFDFPGSVYPLDKDNERVILRYESFTVPYRIYELKDELRLIDEKRIEGNFKVEEDFAISKDGTRVHYFIVKGEKEEKKAWVFGYGGFNISLTPRFFPQVIPFIKRGGVFAMANLRGGSEYGEEWHRSGMRENKQNVFDDFIAVLSKLKAEGYKVVAWGRSNGGLLVAATLVQRPDVMDAALIGYPVIDMLRFHKLYIGSVWIPEYGNPDDPKDREFLLKYSPYHNVKPQWYPPILIYTGLHDDRVHPAHALKFFMKLKEVNAPVYLRVETKSGHMGASPETRARELTDLLAFVMRALQ from the coding sequence ATGGAAGACCCCTATCTTTGGATGGAGAACTTGCAAGATGAAAGGGTTCTAAAGTTGATTGAGGAGGAAAACAGAAGGTTCAGGAAGTTCGTGGGAGAGCTGAGCGATGAGCTATTCTCGGAAGTCTGGGAGTACTTCTCGATACCTACCGTGGGTTCTGCAAGGATAACTAAGAGGGGAGTAATAGTCTCAACGAGAGAAAAGGACAGACAGGTCATAAGGTGGCTTAACGGTGAGGTTATAGTTGACTCCAAGGAGCTGGAGAAAGAAATCGGCGATGAGGTTCTCCTGCAGGGCTTCACTACCGATAGGGAAGGCAAGAGGCTAGCGTACAGCTTCTCAATCGGAGGGGCCGACGAGGGAACGACTAGGATAATCGACCTCGAAACCGGGGAGGTAATAGAGGAGATAACGCCCTCAGCATGGAACATAGTGTTCCTGGGAAATGGCTACTACTTCGCCCGCTTTTACAGAAAGGAGAAGACTCCCGACGGTATAAATCCTCCAGCTGAGAGGTTATTCTGGAAGGACGAAGAAGGAGAGAAGATGGTATTCGGTGAGGGCCTTGGCTCTGGCTACTTTATGGAACTCTCAAAGAGCTCAGATGAAAAGTACGCAATGCTTACTGTCACATATGGATGGAATAAAGCTGAAATATACCTTGGACCAATTGACAAGCCCGAAGAGTGGAAGAAGGTTTATTCAGCGGAGGTTCCGGCGGAGCCCATAGATGTAGTTGATGGGAAGCTCTTCATCCTGACTAAAGAGGGGAAGGGCCTCGGGAAGATCATCGCATTAAAGGATGGTCAGGTGGAGGAAGTAGTTCCAGAAGGCCAGTTCCCCCTTGAGTGGGCGGTCATCGTTAGGGATAAAATAGTAGCGGGGAGGCTCGTTCACGCGAGTCACAGGATTGAAGTCTATACCTTGAATGGCAAGAAGGTGAGGGAGTTCACTTTTGACTTCCCTGGGAGCGTTTATCCGTTAGATAAGGACAATGAAAGGGTCATCTTGAGGTACGAGAGCTTCACAGTTCCCTACAGGATATATGAGCTGAAGGATGAGCTAAGGTTAATCGATGAAAAAAGGATCGAGGGTAACTTCAAGGTTGAGGAGGACTTTGCCATATCCAAGGACGGAACGAGGGTTCACTACTTCATCGTGAAGGGGGAGAAAGAGGAGAAGAAAGCCTGGGTCTTTGGCTACGGTGGCTTCAACATCTCTCTAACACCAAGGTTCTTCCCCCAGGTAATCCCGTTCATAAAGCGCGGTGGAGTTTTCGCGATGGCCAATTTAAGAGGAGGAAGTGAGTACGGAGAGGAGTGGCATCGTTCGGGAATGAGGGAGAACAAGCAGAACGTCTTTGACGACTTCATTGCCGTTCTGAGCAAACTTAAGGCCGAAGGCTATAAGGTTGTAGCTTGGGGGAGGAGTAACGGAGGCCTTTTGGTTGCAGCAACGCTCGTTCAGAGGCCAGACGTTATGGACGCTGCCCTAATTGGTTATCCAGTGATTGACATGCTGAGGTTCCACAAGCTGTACATAGGAAGCGTCTGGATTCCAGAATACGGTAATCCCGACGATCCTAAGGACAGGGAGTTTCTGCTGAAGTACTCGCCCTACCACAACGTCAAGCCCCAATGGTACCCTCCAATCCTCATCTACACGGGCTTGCACGATGACAGGGTTCATCCTGCTCACGCATTGAAGTTCTTCATGAAGCTCAAGGAAGTGAATGCCCCGGTATACCTAAGGGTCGAAACCAAGAGTGGCCACATGGGTGCTTCACCAGAAACGAGGGCAAGGGAGCTCACCGATTTGCTTGCATTTGTAATGAGAGCACTTCAGTAG
- a CDS encoding 50S ribosomal protein L14e: MPAIEVGRIAVVIAGRRAGQKVVVVDIIDKNFVLVTGAGLNKVKRRRMNIKHIEPLPEKVNIPRGASDEEVRQALEQAGISLA, translated from the coding sequence ATGCCTGCAATTGAGGTTGGTAGGATTGCCGTAGTTATCGCAGGTAGAAGGGCCGGTCAGAAGGTCGTTGTTGTGGACATTATAGACAAGAACTTTGTTCTCGTTACTGGGGCTGGCCTCAACAAGGTTAAGAGGAGAAGGATGAACATCAAGCATATCGAGCCCCTTCCAGAGAAGGTTAATATCCCAAGAGGGGCTAGCGACGAAGAAGTTAGGCAGGCCCTTGAGCAGGCCGGCATAAGCCTGGCCTGA
- a CDS encoding ATP-binding protein: MILKFIDREFELEELEKRYKERRAHLILIYGRRRIGKTELVKQFIKDKKSFYFLARKEPMELEISRLIKSFNRKFNVFIEAESLENFFEELKKFGKIVVVIDEFPYWVEEDKSIPLLFQYIWDEILKDSEVMLILLGSSISTMESLLSYKNPLYGRRTAQMKLSPLSFFHLREAFPKYSWEDLVKVYGVIDGIPAYLQYFDDSLPVEENIERNFYNKVSILYEDAERLLKDELREPVTYLNILKAINDGKTKLTEIANEVKVAVTNLPKYLKVLETLDLIYKEFPVTVRERRRFGIYRVKDFYYRFWLRFVYPYKDDIEIGAITFSDIQEDFNKYLGEVFERVCREFLIRINGRKLPFRFTKIGRWWDKEKEIDIVAINSLTGDSAFFEVKWKTLNYRGTMKILKELIEKSERVNVKGKKFYGIIGKEIKGKEKLRERGFLAFDLSDFEWALREPGSKG; encoded by the coding sequence ATGATATTAAAATTTATCGACAGAGAGTTTGAGCTGGAAGAGCTGGAAAAGAGATACAAGGAAAGAAGGGCTCATCTAATTCTGATCTACGGAAGGAGGAGAATAGGAAAGACGGAACTAGTGAAACAGTTCATAAAGGACAAGAAAAGCTTCTACTTTCTCGCACGGAAGGAGCCGATGGAACTTGAAATCAGCAGGCTAATAAAGAGCTTCAACAGGAAGTTCAACGTGTTCATAGAGGCTGAAAGTTTGGAGAATTTCTTTGAGGAGCTAAAGAAGTTTGGGAAGATAGTTGTCGTGATTGACGAGTTTCCATATTGGGTTGAGGAAGACAAATCAATCCCCTTACTCTTCCAGTATATCTGGGATGAAATATTGAAAGATTCAGAAGTAATGCTAATACTCCTGGGGTCATCAATCTCCACAATGGAAAGCCTTCTCAGCTATAAAAATCCCCTGTATGGGAGAAGGACGGCTCAAATGAAACTATCTCCTCTAAGCTTCTTTCACCTCAGAGAGGCATTTCCTAAGTATTCGTGGGAGGATCTCGTGAAAGTTTATGGTGTGATAGATGGTATTCCCGCGTATCTCCAGTACTTCGACGACTCACTACCGGTTGAGGAGAACATAGAGAGGAACTTCTACAACAAAGTCAGCATTCTCTATGAGGACGCTGAAAGACTGCTCAAGGACGAGCTCAGGGAGCCAGTGACGTACCTTAACATCCTGAAAGCAATAAACGATGGAAAAACTAAGCTAACAGAGATTGCAAATGAGGTAAAAGTTGCAGTAACGAACCTTCCAAAGTACCTAAAAGTTCTCGAGACTCTCGACCTAATATACAAGGAGTTTCCAGTAACGGTAAGGGAGAGGAGGAGGTTTGGAATATACAGGGTTAAGGACTTTTACTACAGGTTCTGGCTTCGCTTCGTCTATCCATATAAGGATGATATTGAAATAGGGGCAATAACGTTCTCAGACATCCAAGAGGATTTCAACAAGTACCTCGGCGAAGTCTTTGAGAGGGTGTGCAGGGAGTTCCTGATAAGGATAAATGGAAGAAAGTTGCCCTTCAGGTTCACTAAGATAGGAAGATGGTGGGATAAGGAAAAGGAAATTGATATAGTTGCAATTAACAGTTTAACTGGAGATTCGGCATTCTTTGAGGTTAAATGGAAGACCCTTAACTATAGAGGGACAATGAAAATATTAAAAGAGCTAATTGAAAAGAGCGAGAGGGTGAACGTTAAAGGGAAAAAGTTTTATGGAATAATCGGAAAAGAAATAAAGGGAAAGGAGAAGCTCAGGGAAAGAGGTTTCTTAGCCTTCGATCTTTCAGACTTCGAATGGGCCCTCAGAGAGCCCGGGTCGAAGGGATGA
- the cmk gene encoding (d)CMP kinase, producing MPKGCLVITVSGLAGSGTTTLCRNLAKHYGFKHVYAGLIFRQMAKEMGMTLEEFQKYAELHPEIDREVDRRQIEAAKECNVVIEGRLAGWMVKNADLKIWLDAPIRVRAERVARREGISVEEAFMKIAEREKQNRKRYLNLYGIDINDLSIYDLIIDTSKWSPDGVFAIVKAAIDHLDPVGDAGSKKGKEVG from the coding sequence ATGCCAAAGGGGTGCCTCGTCATAACAGTCAGTGGTCTAGCCGGTTCAGGAACGACCACACTATGTAGGAACCTGGCCAAGCACTACGGCTTCAAGCACGTCTACGCTGGGTTAATATTCAGGCAGATGGCCAAGGAAATGGGGATGACATTGGAGGAGTTCCAGAAGTACGCTGAACTTCACCCCGAGATAGATAGGGAGGTTGATAGAAGGCAAATTGAGGCTGCAAAGGAGTGCAACGTTGTTATAGAGGGCAGATTAGCTGGATGGATGGTCAAGAACGCTGACTTAAAGATTTGGCTTGACGCTCCAATCAGGGTTAGGGCTGAAAGGGTTGCGAGAAGGGAAGGTATTAGCGTTGAAGAGGCGTTTATGAAAATAGCTGAGAGGGAAAAGCAGAACAGGAAAAGATATTTAAACCTCTATGGGATCGACATCAACGACCTTTCGATTTACGATTTGATAATTGATACCTCTAAATGGTCGCCCGATGGGGTCTTCGCAATCGTGAAGGCCGCTATTGACCACCTGGACCCCGTCGGCGACGCGGGGTCGAAAAAAGGAAAGGAGGTGGGATGA
- a CDS encoding ATP-binding protein translates to MKGIRGVGKTVLLLQLARETEDSIYFSADSTLLKPFSIYEVVKTLAEIGYKNIFIDEIHRKPEWAQDLKTLYDEHEVRVIFSGSSAIDIVHCGTDLSRRVVLKELPPASFREWLNIKKGYNLPVISIEDILDKAFRLMNQYGGLHKYWMEYMEKGGVLYPEGGFYEALENSLRKVILEDMASLREVDVKYETDAFKLLVLISKSAPFEVNYSKIARELEISKGAAIRLVEDLSKAGLVHQVIACESIRKEPKLYLTVPLRKFFERKGFSVDVGALREEFFVNHVIWRYDICYLKGNRGEKTSDFKVKNWTIEVGGKGKSRYQRPDYVAVDGLIAGKGRVPLFLFGFIY, encoded by the coding sequence ATTAAGGGAATAAGAGGCGTTGGAAAAACTGTTCTCCTGCTCCAACTTGCAAGGGAGACTGAGGATAGTATTTATTTCTCAGCCGATTCAACACTTCTTAAACCCTTTTCAATTTATGAAGTCGTTAAGACGCTTGCTGAAATTGGGTACAAAAATATTTTCATAGATGAGATTCACAGGAAGCCTGAATGGGCTCAAGACTTAAAAACACTGTATGACGAGCACGAAGTAAGGGTGATATTCTCAGGATCCTCAGCAATCGATATTGTACATTGTGGGACAGATCTATCCCGTAGAGTAGTCCTCAAAGAGCTACCTCCCGCATCGTTCCGTGAGTGGTTGAACATAAAGAAAGGCTACAATTTACCTGTGATCAGTATCGAGGATATCCTAGATAAAGCGTTCAGGTTAATGAACCAATATGGAGGACTTCACAAGTACTGGATGGAGTACATGGAAAAGGGCGGAGTTCTATATCCGGAAGGAGGTTTTTATGAAGCCCTTGAAAACTCCCTCAGGAAAGTTATACTGGAAGACATGGCAAGTCTAAGGGAGGTGGATGTTAAATATGAGACTGATGCATTCAAGCTCCTCGTGTTGATATCAAAATCAGCCCCATTCGAAGTTAACTATTCAAAGATAGCTAGAGAACTTGAAATATCAAAAGGTGCGGCAATTAGACTAGTTGAAGACTTATCAAAGGCAGGTTTAGTGCATCAGGTTATCGCATGTGAAAGTATAAGAAAAGAGCCAAAGTTATATTTAACAGTCCCCCTTAGGAAGTTCTTTGAGAGAAAGGGATTCAGTGTAGATGTCGGAGCTTTAAGGGAGGAATTCTTCGTGAACCACGTAATATGGAGGTATGATATTTGCTACCTTAAGGGAAACAGGGGAGAGAAGACTTCTGACTTTAAAGTTAAAAACTGGACAATAGAGGTTGGAGGAAAAGGAAAAAGCAGATATCAAAGGCCAGATTATGTAGCCGTTGATGGTCTTATTGCAGGTAAAGGAAGGGTACCACTCTTCCTCTTTGGATTCATCTACTGA
- a CDS encoding 50S ribosomal protein L34e encodes MKPMYRSRSWRRKYVRTPGGRVVIHFERRKPKIAHCAICGRPLNGIPRGRPVEMRKLPKTKKRPERPYPYLCPKCMRRVMKEQIRSQLGA; translated from the coding sequence ATGAAGCCAATGTACAGGTCAAGGTCATGGAGGAGGAAGTACGTCAGGACCCCAGGGGGGAGGGTTGTAATACACTTCGAGAGAAGGAAGCCTAAGATCGCTCACTGTGCTATTTGCGGCAGACCTCTCAATGGAATACCAAGGGGCAGGCCTGTTGAGATGAGGAAACTACCGAAGACCAAGAAGAGGCCAGAGAGGCCCTACCCATACCTCTGTCCCAAGTGTATGCGCAGGGTGATGAAGGAACAAATTAGATCTCAGCTCGGAGCTTGA
- the rlmD gene encoding 23S rRNA (uracil(1939)-C(5))-methyltransferase RlmD has protein sequence MRGKVRDISEDGLGVLGNILLPFAYPGDVVEVVKTRNKLGKEIGEFILLDPSPLRGKPKCMHFGRCGGCLWQGLKYREQLKLKTGLFEKLTNISAEIKPSPKIYGFRNITNLIVTVNGIGMKEFARPKTVVPLRECPVFSRNFPIYVEAIKEFLRKSKLRPWNWKGGEVHYVQIREMKFTGEVMVNVIAHVEPIKKVKEILLETFDFADSIYWSVKRDKRDDPRGTPIHIHGEELVKELVEGVYYFIHPSSFFQTNSYALPLLLEAVKEYVEGENVLDLYSGIGTFSLYLASEGFKVKGVEINESSVSVARKSAEFNSLDVEFEVRNAEEADLSGYDTIIVDPPRKGLGRFAGRIAREGPETLIYVSCNPRRFILDYRNYLGKAYEIEEATLIDMFPHTPHVEAVIKLFKR, from the coding sequence ATGAGGGGCAAAGTCAGGGATATTAGTGAGGATGGCCTTGGTGTGCTTGGGAACATTCTATTACCCTTTGCGTATCCTGGGGACGTCGTGGAGGTAGTGAAGACCAGAAATAAGCTCGGAAAAGAAATTGGGGAGTTTATTCTTCTTGACCCTTCTCCTCTTAGAGGAAAACCCAAATGCATGCACTTTGGAAGGTGTGGCGGTTGCCTGTGGCAAGGATTAAAATACAGGGAGCAACTAAAGCTCAAGACTGGGCTGTTTGAAAAATTGACTAATATAAGCGCCGAGATAAAGCCCTCTCCCAAGATATATGGCTTCAGGAACATTACAAATCTGATAGTCACGGTGAACGGAATTGGCATGAAGGAGTTTGCGAGGCCGAAGACGGTAGTTCCCTTAAGGGAATGTCCCGTATTCTCCCGGAACTTTCCAATTTATGTAGAAGCGATAAAGGAATTCCTCAGAAAATCTAAGCTTAGGCCATGGAACTGGAAGGGAGGGGAAGTGCACTACGTCCAGATAAGGGAAATGAAGTTTACTGGAGAAGTCATGGTAAATGTGATAGCCCACGTTGAGCCAATCAAAAAGGTAAAGGAGATTCTCCTAGAGACCTTTGATTTCGCGGACTCAATCTACTGGAGCGTTAAAAGGGACAAGAGAGATGACCCCAGGGGAACTCCGATCCATATTCACGGTGAAGAGCTCGTTAAGGAGCTTGTTGAGGGTGTATACTACTTTATTCATCCCTCTTCCTTCTTCCAGACCAACAGCTATGCTCTACCACTACTTTTGGAAGCGGTTAAGGAGTACGTTGAGGGGGAGAACGTTCTAGACCTGTACTCCGGCATAGGAACTTTCTCCTTGTACTTGGCGAGTGAAGGGTTCAAAGTCAAAGGAGTTGAGATTAACGAATCTTCAGTTTCTGTCGCCAGGAAGAGCGCTGAATTCAACTCTCTAGATGTTGAGTTTGAAGTTCGGAATGCGGAAGAAGCAGATTTGTCTGGTTATGATACCATAATAGTCGATCCACCCCGGAAGGGTCTCGGAAGGTTTGCAGGGAGGATAGCTAGGGAAGGTCCAGAAACACTAATTTACGTCTCCTGCAACCCTAGAAGGTTCATCCTTGACTATAGGAACTATCTTGGCAAGGCATACGAAATCGAGGAGGCAACTCTAATCGACATGTTCCCACATACTCCTCACGTTGAGGCCGTGATAAAGCTTTTTAAGCGTTAA